A single Leptolyngbya subtilissima AS-A7 DNA region contains:
- a CDS encoding aromatic ring-hydroxylating oxygenase subunit alpha, with amino-acid sequence MVSSLPLQWSKTGPQGSSPVPPDVHGLPEQFLLTADHYTNPEWIPIEQRAIFRRTWLYAGDGDRLQSGMVWAKSVAGAPLLLVRDNDGELRAFYNLCPHRAAILSPQAGIHPCQKLVCPYHAWVYDLSGDLVGVPSQNQFPESFEKQNFPLRSLRLETWSGFMFVCFDDSAPPLVEFLGSIPEHLGQHRTPATQPLAAKQYTVACNWKNYHDNTLCDYHVAIAHRTTLNQVQGPIRRYQHQLEAFVNLLYTPTTADWQAENPISPALQGRSREGFFTYGIYPNLHLLGLPNGLLAWLHIEPLTVESCQVSLDLYGDPAFCPPTETLLAEFEAFMQEDMVLTESVQQGYASGAYTPGPVNGLETRIIHQQKLIWDALVAVGSTE; translated from the coding sequence GAACAATTTTTACTCACCGCTGACCACTACACCAATCCTGAATGGATTCCGATAGAGCAGCGGGCGATCTTTCGTCGCACTTGGCTCTACGCGGGCGATGGCGATCGCCTTCAGTCAGGCATGGTGTGGGCCAAGTCGGTGGCGGGCGCTCCCCTGCTGCTCGTTCGAGACAACGATGGCGAGCTACGGGCCTTTTACAACCTCTGTCCCCACCGGGCCGCAATTTTGTCGCCCCAAGCGGGCATTCACCCCTGTCAAAAGCTGGTCTGCCCCTACCACGCTTGGGTGTATGACCTTTCTGGAGATTTGGTGGGTGTGCCCTCCCAAAATCAGTTTCCGGAGTCGTTTGAGAAGCAGAATTTCCCCCTGCGATCGCTGCGGCTAGAGACCTGGTCGGGCTTTATGTTTGTCTGCTTCGACGACAGTGCGCCGCCGCTAGTCGAGTTTCTCGGCAGCATCCCCGAGCACCTAGGGCAGCACCGCACCCCCGCCACCCAACCCCTGGCGGCCAAGCAATACACCGTCGCCTGCAACTGGAAGAACTACCACGACAACACCCTGTGCGACTACCACGTGGCGATCGCCCACCGCACCACCCTAAACCAAGTGCAAGGCCCCATTCGCCGCTACCAGCACCAGCTCGAAGCCTTCGTTAACCTGCTCTACACACCCACTACTGCCGACTGGCAGGCCGAAAACCCTATTTCACCGGCCCTCCAGGGCCGCAGCCGCGAGGGATTTTTTACCTACGGCATTTACCCTAACCTGCACCTGCTAGGGCTACCCAACGGTCTGTTAGCCTGGCTGCACATTGAGCCGCTCACCGTCGAGTCTTGCCAAGTTTCCCTAGACCTCTACGGCGACCCCGCATTTTGTCCACCCACCGAAACCCTGCTAGCCGAATTTGAAGCCTTTATGCAGGAAGACATGGTGCTCACCGAAAGCGTGCAGCAGGGCTACGCCAGTGGTGCCTACACCCCCGGCCCAGTGAATGGCCTAGAAACGCGAATTATCCACCAGCAAAAACTGATCTGGGACGCCCTTGTCGCCGTTGGTAGTACCGAATAA
- the glgX gene encoding glycogen debranching protein GlgX, with protein sequence MSPKVLPGQSYPLGATVYAVGVNFCLYSKHATGIDLLLFDADDLTEPSRVIALDPLWNRTFYYWHLFVPGLKSGQVYAYRVHGPFDPARGHRFDATKVLLDPYARAVVGDDIYDRSRAIGPGDNCATALKGVVVDTRNYDWQGDRPLHIPYSSSVIYEMHVGGFTHHPSSGLPDEQRGTYAGLIEKIPYLQELGVTAVELLPIHQFDAQDAMPGRDNYWGYSTLGFFAPHRAYSSRKDPLGPVNEFRDMVKALHRAGIEVILDVVFNHSAEGNHEGPTLSFKGIDNETYYMLEDNPIYYSNYSGCGNTLSPNHAVVGRMILDSLRYWVSEMHVDGFRFDLASVMSRDMAGNPLEDPPILWNIESEPILAGTKIIAEAWDAAGLYQVGSFIGDRFAEWNGPYRDHVRQFVKGDEGVVPDLAARLLGSPDIYQKPNREPNRSIHFVTCHDGFTLNDLVSYDHKYNEANGEHNRDGTDANYSWNCGVEGLTAPPEVEQLRQRQIKNFLTLLFMSQGTPMLLMGDEVRRTQRGNNNAYCQDNDLSWFNWDAVEKEQPLLRFTQGLIHFIQNLKVFQLQHLLRVTTTWHYEPHIVWHGTTLNQPDWSEHSRTLAFTLRYPDAKEQIHVMLNAYWEALMFDLPGLGPHDRWHRIVDTAVPPPRDFCYPEEAPVFESNRYPVGPRSTVVLMSRPQG encoded by the coding sequence ATGAGTCCAAAAGTTCTCCCTGGCCAAAGCTACCCCTTGGGGGCCACCGTCTACGCTGTGGGGGTGAATTTTTGCCTGTACTCCAAACACGCTACCGGTATAGACCTGCTGCTGTTTGACGCCGACGACCTCACCGAACCCAGCCGGGTGATTGCTTTAGACCCGCTGTGGAACCGCACGTTTTACTACTGGCACCTGTTTGTGCCGGGGCTAAAGAGTGGCCAGGTCTACGCCTACCGCGTCCACGGCCCCTTTGACCCAGCCCGCGGCCACCGCTTCGACGCCACCAAGGTGCTGCTCGACCCCTACGCCCGCGCCGTGGTCGGCGACGACATCTACGATCGCAGCCGCGCCATTGGCCCCGGCGACAACTGTGCCACCGCCCTCAAAGGAGTGGTGGTGGACACTCGCAACTACGATTGGCAGGGCGATCGCCCCCTGCACATTCCCTATTCCAGCAGCGTCATCTACGAGATGCATGTGGGCGGCTTTACCCACCACCCTTCCTCTGGCCTGCCCGACGAGCAGCGGGGCACCTACGCCGGGCTAATCGAAAAAATCCCCTACCTGCAAGAACTTGGCGTCACCGCCGTGGAGCTGCTGCCCATCCACCAGTTCGATGCCCAAGACGCCATGCCTGGGAGGGACAACTACTGGGGCTATAGCACCCTGGGCTTTTTTGCCCCCCACCGCGCCTACAGCTCCCGCAAAGACCCGCTGGGGCCGGTAAACGAGTTTCGCGACATGGTCAAGGCGCTGCACCGGGCCGGCATCGAAGTCATTCTCGACGTAGTGTTTAACCACTCTGCCGAGGGCAACCACGAAGGCCCCACCCTGAGCTTTAAGGGCATCGACAACGAAACCTACTACATGCTCGAAGACAACCCCATCTACTACTCCAACTACAGCGGCTGCGGCAACACGCTGTCGCCCAACCACGCCGTCGTTGGGCGCATGATTCTCGACAGTCTGCGCTACTGGGTATCGGAGATGCACGTGGATGGCTTTCGCTTTGACCTGGCCTCGGTGATGTCGCGCGATATGGCGGGCAACCCCTTGGAAGACCCGCCGATTTTGTGGAACATTGAGTCGGAGCCGATTTTGGCGGGCACCAAGATCATCGCTGAAGCCTGGGATGCGGCGGGGCTATACCAGGTGGGCAGCTTTATTGGCGATCGCTTTGCCGAATGGAATGGCCCCTACCGTGACCACGTACGCCAGTTTGTTAAAGGTGACGAGGGTGTGGTGCCCGACCTGGCCGCCCGCCTGCTGGGTAGCCCCGACATTTACCAAAAGCCCAACCGCGAGCCCAACCGCAGCATTCACTTTGTCACCTGCCACGATGGCTTTACCCTCAACGACCTGGTTTCGTACGACCACAAGTACAACGAGGCCAACGGCGAGCATAACCGCGACGGTACCGACGCCAACTACAGCTGGAACTGCGGGGTAGAGGGCCTCACTGCCCCGCCTGAGGTCGAGCAGCTGCGCCAGCGGCAGATCAAAAACTTTCTTACCCTGCTGTTTATGTCCCAGGGCACCCCCATGCTGCTGATGGGCGACGAGGTGCGCCGCACCCAGCGCGGCAACAACAACGCCTACTGCCAAGACAACGACCTGAGCTGGTTTAACTGGGATGCCGTAGAGAAAGAACAGCCGCTGCTGCGCTTTACCCAGGGGCTAATTCATTTCATTCAAAACCTGAAGGTGTTTCAGCTCCAGCACCTGCTGCGGGTAACCACCACCTGGCACTACGAACCTCACATTGTCTGGCACGGCACTACCCTCAACCAGCCCGACTGGTCGGAGCACTCCCGTACCTTAGCCTTTACCCTGCGCTACCCCGACGCCAAGGAGCAAATTCACGTCATGCTCAATGCCTACTGGGAGGCGCTGATGTTTGACCTGCCGGGGCTTGGTCCCCACGATCGCTGGCATCGCATTGTCGATACCGCCGTGCCGCCCCCCCGCGACTTCTGCTACCCCGAGGAAGCCCCGGTGTTTGAAAGCAATCGATACCCGGTGGGGCCGCGATCGACCGTAGTGCTAATGAGCCGGCCGCAGGGTTAG
- the recF gene encoding DNA replication/repair protein RecF (All proteins in this family for which functions are known are DNA-binding proteins that assist the filamentation of RecA onto DNA for the initiation of recombination or recombinational repair.): MYLTHLSLRHFRNYGEQQIDFAAPKTILVGENAQGKSNLLEAVELLATLKSHRTSRDRDLVQQDQPMAQITASVRKDLGIADLSLVLRQAGRRTAVLNGEKLRRQLDFLGALNAVQFSSLDLDLVRGGPGGRRDWLDTLLIQLEPVYAHILSQYNQVLKQRNALIKKSFGDDDSEPAPALDATEFALWDAQLAALGTRVIRRRARAIDRLAPIAHQWHQAISGQREDLRMHYQPNVPMAEDDPQVIQASFLEKIKLRAIAEQHQRTTLVGPHRDDIEFTINDTPSRQYGSQGQQRTLVLALKLAELHLIDEVVGEPPLLLLDDVLAELDLNRQNQLLEAIQDRFQTIITTTHLGAFGSQWMTSSQILTVKSGRIEGN; this comes from the coding sequence TTGTACCTCACCCATTTATCGCTTAGGCACTTTCGCAACTACGGCGAGCAGCAGATCGACTTTGCCGCTCCCAAGACCATTTTGGTGGGGGAAAATGCCCAGGGCAAGTCGAATCTGCTAGAGGCGGTGGAGCTGTTGGCGACGCTGAAGTCGCACCGCACCAGCCGCGATCGCGATCTAGTGCAGCAAGATCAGCCCATGGCCCAAATCACCGCTTCGGTGCGCAAAGATTTGGGCATAGCCGATCTCTCCCTGGTACTCCGTCAGGCCGGGCGGCGCACGGCCGTTCTTAACGGCGAAAAGCTGCGGCGACAGCTCGACTTTCTCGGCGCTCTCAACGCGGTGCAGTTCTCTAGCCTCGATCTCGACCTGGTGCGGGGCGGGCCGGGAGGGCGGCGCGATTGGCTCGATACGCTGCTGATCCAGCTAGAGCCGGTCTATGCCCACATTCTCAGCCAGTACAATCAGGTGCTCAAGCAGCGCAACGCCCTGATCAAAAAATCCTTTGGTGATGACGATAGTGAGCCTGCCCCGGCCTTAGACGCCACCGAGTTTGCTCTGTGGGATGCCCAACTGGCGGCCCTGGGCACGCGGGTGATTCGGCGGCGGGCCAGGGCGATCGATCGCCTCGCTCCGATCGCCCACCAGTGGCACCAGGCGATCAGCGGTCAGCGAGAAGACCTGCGCATGCACTACCAGCCCAATGTGCCCATGGCAGAGGATGACCCCCAGGTGATTCAGGCCAGCTTTTTGGAGAAGATTAAGTTGAGGGCGATCGCAGAACAGCACCAGCGCACCACTTTGGTTGGCCCCCACCGCGACGACATTGAATTCACCATCAATGACACCCCCAGCCGTCAGTATGGTTCCCAGGGGCAGCAGCGCACCCTGGTGCTGGCGCTCAAGCTGGCGGAGCTGCACCTGATTGACGAGGTGGTTGGCGAACCGCCCCTGCTGCTGCTTGACGATGTGCTGGCCGAGCTAGATTTGAACCGCCAAAACCAGCTTCTAGAAGCCATTCAAGACCGCTTTCAAACCATCATTACCACCACTCACCTCGGCGCCTTCGGCAGTCAGTGGATGACCTCATCGCAGATTTTGACGGTGAAGTCGGGGCGCATTGAGGGCAACTGA
- a CDS encoding ChaB family protein gives MPYENVEALPQDTQSLPQEAKQIFMAAFNAASSDGFSEDGARDVAWSSVKNTFAQDSNGEWYFRAEDRDARSSTGTMPGN, from the coding sequence ATGCCTTACGAAAATGTAGAAGCTTTGCCCCAAGATACTCAGTCGCTGCCCCAAGAGGCTAAGCAGATTTTCATGGCAGCTTTTAATGCTGCTTCGAGCGACGGTTTTAGCGAAGACGGTGCCCGCGATGTGGCTTGGAGTTCGGTGAAAAACACCTTTGCCCAAGATAGCAATGGCGAGTGGTACTTCAGAGCTGAAGACCGTGATGCCAGAAGCAGCACAGGTACAATGCCCGGTAACTAG
- a CDS encoding XdhC family protein — translation MAQALAYGPAVLATVTSVSGSVPREVGAKLVVDVNGQAFNTIGGGAGEAKVLRQAKEVLQTGEKQFVDIDLSGAPQRQTQGICGGHMQVWLEQWQGEAAKSLVQTILHRLHQGQSATLVTPLDGVHNPYLEDKPISIDAAIAFVETLEPPPTLLIVGAGHVGIQLAKVAALIGFQIVVQDDRPEWANLKHYPQASQILRGKIEGAIAALAAHQNLYAALLTRGYTYDLESLQQLLQLPIPCRYIGMIGSEKRVRQVYGALAQVGIAKEKLANIYGPIGLDIGALTPAEIAVSISAELILVQRGGTGRSLSEGFH, via the coding sequence TTGGCACAGGCTCTCGCCTATGGCCCGGCGGTTCTTGCCACCGTTACCAGCGTGAGTGGTTCCGTTCCCCGCGAAGTAGGAGCCAAGTTAGTCGTTGATGTTAATGGCCAAGCCTTCAACACCATTGGTGGCGGTGCCGGAGAAGCTAAGGTGCTGCGCCAGGCTAAGGAGGTGCTGCAGACTGGCGAAAAGCAGTTTGTGGACATTGACCTTTCTGGCGCTCCCCAGCGACAAACTCAAGGAATCTGTGGGGGCCACATGCAGGTGTGGCTTGAACAATGGCAGGGAGAAGCAGCGAAATCCTTAGTGCAAACGATTTTGCACCGACTCCATCAGGGGCAGTCGGCAACGCTGGTGACGCCCTTAGATGGAGTTCACAATCCCTACCTAGAAGACAAGCCTATTTCCATAGATGCGGCGATCGCCTTTGTAGAAACCCTCGAACCGCCGCCCACGCTGCTGATTGTCGGGGCAGGCCACGTTGGCATTCAACTTGCTAAAGTTGCTGCTCTAATCGGCTTTCAAATAGTTGTGCAAGACGATCGCCCCGAGTGGGCCAACCTAAAGCACTATCCCCAAGCCAGCCAAATTTTGAGGGGAAAGATTGAGGGTGCGATCGCCGCCCTAGCTGCCCACCAAAACCTCTATGCTGCCTTGCTAACGCGCGGCTACACCTACGATCTCGAATCCCTTCAGCAGTTGCTTCAGCTCCCTATCCCCTGCCGCTACATCGGCATGATCGGCAGCGAAAAACGGGTGCGTCAGGTCTACGGGGCGCTCGCGCAGGTAGGCATTGCTAAAGAAAAGTTGGCTAACATCTACGGCCCCATTGGGCTAGATATTGGGGCACTCACCCCAGCAGAAATTGCGGTCAGCATCAGCGCTGAGCTGATTCTGGTGCAGCGGGGGGGTACAGGGCGATCGCTTTCTGAAGGGTTTCACTAA
- the xdhB gene encoding xanthine dehydrogenase molybdopterin binding subunit yields the protein MSPVGKPKSHESAVAHVSGTAVYTDDQREPAGMLSLYPVLSPHARARITKLDVAPAMAVAGCVTVLTAADVPGENNTGVIIRDEVLLPTDEISYYGQVVAWAVGEDEAAAREGAAKIVVEYEPLPAIKTVKEAIAANSYHNDPQIIRRGDPDVALAEAEHTFTGEIEIGGQDHFYLETQVSWAIPDGEGNLQLYTSTQHPTETQEIVARILGLPKNRVVCTCLRMGGGFGGKESQSNPFAAAAALATYKTGRPARCRLRRHHDMLITGKRHGFLSQYEVGFNSDGTITAMKAVLTADGGWSLDLSPPVLGRAMLHVDNAYYVPNLVIEGHIARTNRVSNTAYRGFGGPQGMIAIEEVCDRIARTLNLPPDLVRERNFYHGEGDTNRTHYDQDIVDNRIARVWQEAKEGADYMVRRAAIAAFNETSPYKKRGLAITPVKFGISFNNVQYNQAGALVLIYTDGSIQLNHGGTEMGQGLHTKMIQIAAKALGVKVDRLRMMHTSTDKVPNTSATAASSGSDLNGQAVKNACEILRDRLAAVAVHMLNLDAPEDMVFEDDWIYCRTYPSARITFDEVVKQAYSERISLSATGFYRTPNIFWDAKLSKGRPFYYFAYGAAVSEVEVDGFTGTFKLRQVDIVHDVGESLNPLVDRGQIEGAFVQGMGWLTMEELVWDAEGRLRTFAPSTYKIPTISEVPEQFTVHLLERAAQDGVIYGSKAVGEPPFMLAMAVREAIRAAVAAFGNADYVPLALPATPEATLWAIEAVKAAVSHEQPVEVVS from the coding sequence ATGAGCCCAGTCGGTAAGCCCAAAAGTCATGAAAGCGCCGTGGCTCACGTCAGCGGCACAGCAGTCTACACCGACGACCAACGCGAACCAGCGGGGATGCTGTCGCTGTATCCGGTGCTCTCACCCCACGCGCGGGCGAGAATCACCAAGCTAGATGTGGCCCCAGCAATGGCGGTGGCAGGCTGCGTTACCGTGCTCACTGCCGCTGACGTGCCGGGAGAAAACAATACTGGTGTCATCATCCGCGACGAAGTGCTGCTGCCAACTGACGAAATCAGCTACTACGGCCAAGTCGTAGCCTGGGCTGTGGGTGAAGACGAAGCAGCCGCCAGGGAAGGAGCCGCCAAGATTGTGGTGGAGTACGAGCCACTGCCGGCGATCAAGACGGTGAAAGAGGCGATCGCAGCCAACAGCTACCACAACGATCCCCAAATCATTCGCCGAGGTGACCCCGATGTGGCCCTGGCCGAGGCCGAGCATACCTTTACGGGCGAAATTGAAATCGGCGGCCAAGACCACTTCTACCTCGAAACCCAGGTCAGCTGGGCCATTCCCGATGGCGAAGGCAACCTTCAGCTCTACACCTCGACCCAACACCCGACCGAAACCCAGGAGATCGTCGCCCGCATTCTTGGCCTGCCCAAAAACCGGGTGGTCTGCACCTGCCTGCGCATGGGCGGTGGCTTTGGCGGCAAAGAATCCCAGTCGAACCCCTTTGCCGCGGCGGCCGCCCTAGCTACCTACAAAACCGGCCGACCCGCCCGCTGCCGCCTGCGCCGCCACCACGACATGCTGATCACCGGCAAGCGCCACGGCTTTTTAAGCCAGTATGAGGTGGGCTTCAACAGCGACGGCACGATTACCGCTATGAAAGCCGTGCTGACCGCCGACGGCGGCTGGAGCCTGGATCTATCGCCCCCAGTGCTGGGTCGGGCCATGCTGCACGTGGATAACGCCTACTACGTGCCCAACCTAGTGATTGAAGGGCACATCGCCAGAACCAACCGGGTGTCGAACACCGCCTATCGCGGCTTCGGCGGTCCCCAAGGCATGATCGCGATCGAGGAAGTATGCGATCGCATTGCCCGCACCCTCAACCTGCCCCCCGACCTAGTGCGCGAGCGCAACTTCTACCACGGCGAGGGCGACACCAACCGCACCCACTACGATCAAGACATCGTTGACAACCGCATCGCCCGCGTCTGGCAAGAGGCTAAGGAAGGGGCTGACTATATGGTGCGGCGGGCGGCGATCGCTGCTTTTAACGAAACCAGCCCCTACAAAAAGCGCGGGCTGGCCATCACCCCGGTCAAGTTCGGTATTTCCTTCAATAACGTGCAATACAACCAAGCGGGAGCGCTGGTGCTGATCTACACCGACGGCAGCATTCAGCTCAACCATGGCGGCACCGAAATGGGGCAGGGGCTGCACACCAAAATGATTCAAATTGCTGCCAAGGCTCTGGGAGTGAAGGTCGATCGCCTGCGCATGATGCACACCAGCACCGACAAGGTGCCCAATACCTCGGCTACTGCTGCCTCTAGCGGATCAGACTTGAATGGCCAGGCGGTCAAGAATGCTTGTGAGATTTTGCGCGATCGCCTCGCTGCCGTCGCCGTGCACATGCTGAATCTCGATGCCCCCGAAGACATGGTCTTTGAGGACGACTGGATCTACTGCCGCACCTACCCCAGCGCCCGCATCACCTTCGATGAAGTGGTGAAGCAGGCCTACAGCGAACGCATCAGCCTCTCCGCCACCGGCTTTTACCGGACCCCCAACATCTTTTGGGATGCAAAGCTCAGTAAAGGTCGCCCCTTCTACTACTTCGCCTACGGTGCCGCCGTTTCTGAGGTCGAAGTTGATGGCTTCACCGGCACCTTTAAGCTGCGCCAGGTTGACATCGTTCACGACGTGGGTGAATCCCTCAATCCTTTGGTAGATAGAGGCCAGATCGAAGGGGCCTTTGTGCAGGGCATGGGCTGGCTCACCATGGAAGAGCTAGTGTGGGACGCGGAAGGCCGCCTGCGCACCTTTGCCCCCAGCACCTACAAAATTCCCACCATCAGTGAAGTGCCCGAGCAGTTCACCGTGCATCTGCTAGAGCGCGCCGCCCAGGATGGCGTGATCTACGGCAGCAAGGCCGTGGGCGAACCGCCTTTTATGCTGGCGATGGCCGTGCGGGAAGCAATTCGCGCTGCGGTAGCGGCTTTCGGCAATGCCGACTATGTGCCCCTGGCGCTACCGGCGACCCCGGAAGCAACGCTGTGGGCGATCGAGGCGGTGAAAGCAGCGGTGAGTCACGAGCAACCTGTGGAAGTTGTGTCGTAA
- the xdhA gene encoding xanthine dehydrogenase small subunit, translated as MTQQLDIQLSFTVNGEPVSVKDVSPAMTLLEYLRLSGRADTKEGCGDGDCGACTVALIGEGANGQPQYQAVNSCLIPLGAVVGRQVLTADGITQCQIPKNAFVKEPVTVDQLHPVQAAMVETGGSQCGYCTPGFIMSLFAAYYDGTPNDLSVEGNLCRCTGYIPIRRAAQMVANATVQDQFSERLVSASTELLPLAYTTQNNGHSEQFYRPTQLSEVLDLLQQYPDATLVAGATDLGLEMSWHRQHYPTLISLEAIAELKQIHQTEDCVEIGAAVPLSHIEANLHGIFPSLDEMIHWFAARQVRNRATLGGNIGTASPIGDLPPVLLSLDAIVKLAGPEGERTLPLSNFFVGYRQTELRLGEVIVSVQIPKALTTGTDRRLSQSYKIGKRGTDDISIVAAAFVVDVDSSNQILHARLSYGGVAATPARAIAAEDFLVGKPWSADTIQAVKPILREAFTPLTDLRGSAEYRQRLVVNLFEKFFVEFS; from the coding sequence GTGACTCAACAACTCGACATTCAACTCAGTTTTACGGTTAATGGAGAGCCTGTCTCTGTTAAAGACGTTTCGCCCGCGATGACATTGCTGGAGTATCTGCGCCTGAGCGGACGAGCAGACACCAAAGAAGGCTGCGGTGATGGCGACTGCGGGGCCTGCACCGTAGCCCTGATTGGTGAAGGGGCTAACGGCCAACCCCAATATCAAGCGGTGAATAGCTGCCTAATTCCCCTAGGGGCGGTGGTGGGGCGGCAGGTCTTGACCGCCGACGGCATTACCCAGTGCCAAATTCCTAAAAATGCATTTGTCAAGGAGCCCGTCACCGTCGACCAGCTTCACCCTGTGCAGGCCGCCATGGTCGAAACGGGCGGCTCTCAGTGCGGGTACTGCACCCCCGGCTTTATCATGAGCCTGTTTGCCGCCTACTACGACGGCACCCCTAACGACCTGTCGGTGGAGGGCAACCTCTGTCGCTGCACGGGCTACATCCCCATTCGCCGCGCCGCTCAAATGGTGGCCAATGCCACCGTTCAAGACCAGTTCTCAGAACGGCTGGTCTCTGCCTCGACAGAACTGCTGCCCCTGGCCTACACCACCCAAAACAACGGTCATAGCGAGCAGTTCTACCGTCCCACTCAGCTGTCAGAGGTGTTGGACTTGTTGCAGCAGTACCCCGACGCCACCTTGGTCGCTGGGGCCACAGACCTGGGCTTGGAGATGAGCTGGCATCGGCAGCACTACCCCACGTTGATCTCCTTGGAAGCGATCGCCGAACTCAAGCAGATCCACCAAACTGAGGACTGTGTTGAAATTGGTGCGGCGGTGCCCCTCAGCCACATTGAGGCCAACCTGCACGGCATCTTCCCCAGCTTGGATGAGATGATCCACTGGTTTGCCGCTCGTCAGGTGCGCAATCGGGCCACCCTAGGAGGCAACATCGGCACTGCTTCCCCGATTGGCGACCTGCCCCCAGTTCTCCTGTCGCTGGATGCGATTGTGAAGCTGGCTGGCCCTGAGGGCGAAAGAACGCTGCCTTTATCAAACTTCTTTGTCGGCTACCGCCAAACCGAATTGCGACTTGGTGAAGTGATTGTCTCCGTCCAAATTCCTAAAGCCCTGACGACCGGTACCGATCGCCGCCTGAGCCAGTCCTACAAAATTGGCAAGCGCGGCACCGATGACATCAGCATTGTGGCAGCGGCTTTTGTGGTGGATGTGGATAGTAGCAATCAAATTCTCCATGCGCGGTTGAGCTATGGCGGGGTGGCGGCGACTCCGGCCAGGGCGATCGCAGCCGAAGATTTCCTTGTGGGCAAACCCTGGAGTGCTGACACCATTCAGGCCGTGAAACCTATTCTTCGAGAAGCGTTTACGCCCCTTACCGACCTGCGGGGCAGCGCCGAGTACCGCCAGCGCCTGGTGGTGAATTTGTTCGAGAAGTTCTTTGTGGAGTTTTCGTAG
- a CDS encoding HD domain-containing protein: MTSSVGSAPATTALLEALHFSATKHSDQRRKDKEASPYINHPIRVAQLLASEGGVTDLVTLQAAILHDTVEDTDTTPEEIERHFGPEVRRVVEEVTDDKTLPKAERKQQQVEHAPHLSPQAKQLKIADKAANVQNITTSPPDGWSLERKREYLDWADRVVAGCRGCNPALEAVYDEIIAQGRQALAAVAV, translated from the coding sequence ATGACTTCATCTGTGGGTTCCGCCCCTGCTACCACCGCTCTGCTAGAGGCTCTGCACTTTTCAGCCACCAAACACAGCGACCAGCGCCGCAAAGACAAAGAAGCCTCGCCCTACATTAACCACCCCATTCGAGTCGCGCAACTCTTAGCTAGCGAGGGCGGCGTGACCGATCTGGTGACCCTACAAGCCGCCATTCTCCACGACACGGTAGAAGATACCGACACCACTCCAGAGGAGATCGAGCGCCACTTTGGCCCCGAGGTGCGGCGAGTGGTGGAAGAAGTCACTGACGATAAAACTTTGCCCAAGGCAGAGCGCAAACAACAGCAAGTGGAGCACGCCCCCCACCTGTCGCCCCAGGCGAAGCAGCTTAAAATCGCCGACAAAGCCGCCAATGTGCAAAACATTACCACCTCGCCCCCCGACGGCTGGTCGCTAGAGCGAAAGCGCGAATATTTAGACTGGGCTGATCGAGTCGTGGCCGGGTGCCGAGGCTGCAATCCAGCCCTAGAAGCAGTTTATGACGAGATTATAGCTCAGGGACGACAGGCGCTGGCAGCGGTAGCTGTATAG
- a CDS encoding class II aldolase/adducin family protein, which yields MPRLRGRAAQPVSRGGLAAIAMIPDEGVIKYVGHWTPGAPLDTAELTELMAWRDRMWQAQQIGLYPNGIGYGNISLRRSARSFAVSGTQTGHLAQTTAHHYTLVDAWDIDRNTLHCTGPIQASSESLTHAALYDYSSAIQAIIHVHNRPLWQRGQGVLPTTAASVPYGTPAMAYEMMRLLDHDDLMQTRILIMAGHEEGVLVFGPTLESAAQVLHQHIDN from the coding sequence TTGCCCCGCCTCAGAGGCCGGGCTGCTCAGCCTGTTTCCAGAGGCGGCCTAGCGGCGATCGCAATGATTCCCGATGAAGGCGTAATCAAGTACGTCGGCCACTGGACACCTGGTGCGCCGCTGGATACGGCTGAGCTAACAGAGCTGATGGCGTGGCGCGATCGCATGTGGCAGGCGCAGCAAATTGGGCTCTACCCCAACGGCATTGGCTACGGCAATATCAGCCTCCGGCGATCGGCCCGCAGCTTTGCCGTTTCGGGCACCCAAACCGGGCACCTGGCCCAAACTACGGCTCACCACTACACCCTGGTCGACGCCTGGGATATCGATCGCAACACCTTGCACTGCACCGGCCCGATTCAGGCCTCCTCAGAATCGCTCACCCATGCGGCCCTTTACGACTACAGCAGCGCCATTCAAGCAATTATTCACGTTCATAACCGCCCGCTGTGGCAGCGGGGCCAGGGAGTGTTGCCCACCACCGCCGCCAGCGTTCCCTACGGCACCCCAGCGATGGCCTACGAAATGATGCGGCTGCTAGATCACGACGACCTAATGCAAACTCGCATTTTGATCATGGCAGGGCACGAGGAGGGGGTCTTGGTATTTGGCCCTACCCTAGAGTCTGCGGCCCAGGTGCTGCACCAGCATATAGACAACTAG